In Bos indicus x Bos taurus breed Angus x Brahman F1 hybrid chromosome 23, Bos_hybrid_MaternalHap_v2.0, whole genome shotgun sequence, a single genomic region encodes these proteins:
- the MOG gene encoding myelin-oligodendrocyte glycoprotein isoform X5 gives MASLLSSSLPSCLPSLLFLLLQLTSSSADPFYWINPGVLVLIAVLPVLLLQITVGLVFLCLQRRLRGKLWAEIENLHRTFDPHFLMVPCWKITLFVIVPVLGPLVALIICYNWLHRRLAGQFLEELRNPF, from the exons ATGGCCAGTTTATTGAGCTCCTCTCTGCCCAGctgtctcccctccctcctcttcctcctcctccagttgACTTCCAGCTCTGCAG ATCCCTTCTACTGGATCAACCCCGGCGTGCTGGTGCTCATCGCGGTCCTGCCAGTGCTCCTCCTACAGATCACCGTGGGCCTCGTCTTCCTGTGCCTGCAGCGCAGACTCCGAG GAAAACTCTGGGCAGAGATAG agaATCTCCACCGGACTTTTG ATCCCCACTTCCTGATGGTGCCCTGCTGGAAGATAACCCTATTTGTCATCGTGCCGGTTCTCGGACCCCTGGTGGCCTTGATCATCTGCTATAACTGGCTACACCGCAGACTAGCAG gGCAATTTCTTGAAGAGCTAA GAAACCCCTTCTGA
- the MOG gene encoding myelin-oligodendrocyte glycoprotein isoform X3 → MASLLSSSLPSCLPSLLFLLLQLTSSSAGQFRVIGPGHPIRALVGDEVELPCRISPGKNATGMEVGWYRPPFSRVVHLYRNGKDQDEEQAPEYRGRTQLLKETIGEGKVTLRIRNVRFSDEGGFTCFFRDHSYQEEAAMELKVEDPFYWINPGVLVLIAVLPVLLLQITVGLVFLCLQRRLRGKLWAEIENLHRTFDPHFLMVPCWKITLFVIVPVLGPLVALIICYNWLHRRLAGQFLEELRNPF, encoded by the exons ATGGCCAGTTTATTGAGCTCCTCTCTGCCCAGctgtctcccctccctcctcttcctcctcctccagttgACTTCCAGCTCTGCAG GACAGTTCAGAGTAATAGGACCAGGGCACCCCATCCGGGCGCTGGTAGGGGATGAAGTGGAATTGCCCTGTCGCATATCTCCAGGAAAGAACGCTACAGGCATGGAGGTGGGATGGTATCGGCCCCCCTTCTCCAGGGTGGTTCATCTCTACCGAAATGGCAAGGACCAAGACGAAGAGCAGGCACCTGAATACCGGGGCCGCACACAGCTGCTAAAAGAGACCATTGGGGAAGGGAAGGTGACCCTCAGGATCCGGAATGTGAGGTTCTCAGATGAAGGAGGTTTTACCTGCTTCTTCCGAGATCACTCTTACCAAGAGGAGGCAGCGATGGAATTGAAAGTGGAAG ATCCCTTCTACTGGATCAACCCCGGCGTGCTGGTGCTCATCGCGGTCCTGCCAGTGCTCCTCCTACAGATCACCGTGGGCCTCGTCTTCCTGTGCCTGCAGCGCAGACTCCGAG GAAAACTCTGGGCAGAGATAG agaATCTCCACCGGACTTTTG ATCCCCACTTCCTGATGGTGCCCTGCTGGAAGATAACCCTATTTGTCATCGTGCCGGTTCTCGGACCCCTGGTGGCCTTGATCATCTGCTATAACTGGCTACACCGCAGACTAGCAG gGCAATTTCTTGAAGAGCTAA GAAACCCCTTCTGA
- the MOG gene encoding myelin-oligodendrocyte glycoprotein isoform X4, whose protein sequence is MASLLSSSLPSCLPSLLFLLLQLTSSSADPFYWINPGVLVLIAVLPVLLLQITVGLVFLCLQRRLRGKLWAEIENLHRTFDPHFLMVPCWKITLFVIVPVLGPLVALIICYNWLHRRLAGQFLEELSKFSSLS, encoded by the exons ATGGCCAGTTTATTGAGCTCCTCTCTGCCCAGctgtctcccctccctcctcttcctcctcctccagttgACTTCCAGCTCTGCAG ATCCCTTCTACTGGATCAACCCCGGCGTGCTGGTGCTCATCGCGGTCCTGCCAGTGCTCCTCCTACAGATCACCGTGGGCCTCGTCTTCCTGTGCCTGCAGCGCAGACTCCGAG GAAAACTCTGGGCAGAGATAG agaATCTCCACCGGACTTTTG ATCCCCACTTCCTGATGGTGCCCTGCTGGAAGATAACCCTATTTGTCATCGTGCCGGTTCTCGGACCCCTGGTGGCCTTGATCATCTGCTATAACTGGCTACACCGCAGACTAGCAG gGCAATTTCTTGAAGAGCTAAGtaagttttcttcactttcttaa
- the MOG gene encoding myelin-oligodendrocyte glycoprotein isoform X2 has protein sequence MASLLSSSLPSCLPSLLFLLLQLTSSSAGQFRVIGPGHPIRALVGDEVELPCRISPGKNATGMEVGWYRPPFSRVVHLYRNGKDQDEEQAPEYRGRTQLLKETIGEGKVTLRIRNVRFSDEGGFTCFFRDHSYQEEAAMELKVEDPFYWINPGVLVLIAVLPVLLLQITVGLVFLCLQRRLRGKLWAEIENLHRTFDPHFLMVPCWKITLFVIVPVLGPLVALIICYNWLHRRLAGQFLEELSKFSSLS, from the exons ATGGCCAGTTTATTGAGCTCCTCTCTGCCCAGctgtctcccctccctcctcttcctcctcctccagttgACTTCCAGCTCTGCAG GACAGTTCAGAGTAATAGGACCAGGGCACCCCATCCGGGCGCTGGTAGGGGATGAAGTGGAATTGCCCTGTCGCATATCTCCAGGAAAGAACGCTACAGGCATGGAGGTGGGATGGTATCGGCCCCCCTTCTCCAGGGTGGTTCATCTCTACCGAAATGGCAAGGACCAAGACGAAGAGCAGGCACCTGAATACCGGGGCCGCACACAGCTGCTAAAAGAGACCATTGGGGAAGGGAAGGTGACCCTCAGGATCCGGAATGTGAGGTTCTCAGATGAAGGAGGTTTTACCTGCTTCTTCCGAGATCACTCTTACCAAGAGGAGGCAGCGATGGAATTGAAAGTGGAAG ATCCCTTCTACTGGATCAACCCCGGCGTGCTGGTGCTCATCGCGGTCCTGCCAGTGCTCCTCCTACAGATCACCGTGGGCCTCGTCTTCCTGTGCCTGCAGCGCAGACTCCGAG GAAAACTCTGGGCAGAGATAG agaATCTCCACCGGACTTTTG ATCCCCACTTCCTGATGGTGCCCTGCTGGAAGATAACCCTATTTGTCATCGTGCCGGTTCTCGGACCCCTGGTGGCCTTGATCATCTGCTATAACTGGCTACACCGCAGACTAGCAG gGCAATTTCTTGAAGAGCTAAGtaagttttcttcactttcttaa
- the MOG gene encoding myelin-oligodendrocyte glycoprotein isoform X1, translated as MASLLSSSLPSCLPSLLFLLLQLTSSSAGQFRVIGPGHPIRALVGDEVELPCRISPGKNATGMEVGWYRPPFSRVVHLYRNGKDQDEEQAPEYRGRTQLLKETIGEGKVTLRIRNVRFSDEGGFTCFFRDHSYQEEAAMELKVEDPFYWINPGVLVLIAVLPVLLLQITVGLVFLCLQRRLRGKLWAEIENLHRTFGKFWQPPRSAWCFTRLLSPGDIRTPSSRSPLPDGALLEDNPICHRAGSRTPGGLDHLL; from the exons ATGGCCAGTTTATTGAGCTCCTCTCTGCCCAGctgtctcccctccctcctcttcctcctcctccagttgACTTCCAGCTCTGCAG GACAGTTCAGAGTAATAGGACCAGGGCACCCCATCCGGGCGCTGGTAGGGGATGAAGTGGAATTGCCCTGTCGCATATCTCCAGGAAAGAACGCTACAGGCATGGAGGTGGGATGGTATCGGCCCCCCTTCTCCAGGGTGGTTCATCTCTACCGAAATGGCAAGGACCAAGACGAAGAGCAGGCACCTGAATACCGGGGCCGCACACAGCTGCTAAAAGAGACCATTGGGGAAGGGAAGGTGACCCTCAGGATCCGGAATGTGAGGTTCTCAGATGAAGGAGGTTTTACCTGCTTCTTCCGAGATCACTCTTACCAAGAGGAGGCAGCGATGGAATTGAAAGTGGAAG ATCCCTTCTACTGGATCAACCCCGGCGTGCTGGTGCTCATCGCGGTCCTGCCAGTGCTCCTCCTACAGATCACCGTGGGCCTCGTCTTCCTGTGCCTGCAGCGCAGACTCCGAG GAAAACTCTGGGCAGAGATAG agaATCTCCACCGGACTTTTGGTAAGTTCTGGCAGCCCCCCAGGTCAGCTTGGTGTTTCACTCGACTCCTGTCACCTGGGGACATAAGGACTCCCAGCTCCCG ATCCCCACTTCCTGATGGTGCCCTGCTGGAAGATAACCCTATTTGTCATCGTGCCGGTTCTCGGACCCCTGGTGGCCTTGATCATCTGCTATAA